A window from Neodiprion fabricii isolate iyNeoFabr1 chromosome 2, iyNeoFabr1.1, whole genome shotgun sequence encodes these proteins:
- the LOC124175898 gene encoding fatty-acid amide hydrolase 2 isoform X2, whose product MSTHDLWLCSKSHQYVNYSYQLRYLAIRQLFTEMLNAVTKRIIRGLLFCLYCLMSPVILYRALGSRKRCSLVRNKLLLLSATDLARKIREQQITSEEVVTAYITRCRDVNPVINAIVETRYDLAIQEAREADKMIRLGHKSLDEIARDTPLLGIPITVKGSIAVQGMNHAAGRKWPEIPRALCDADAVQRVREAGGIVLLVSNTPELCMCWETYNNVTGMTVNPYDTRRTAGGSSGGEAALLGSAASLLSLSSDIGGSARLPAMFCGIFGHKPTPGFVSTNGHMPGSNDKAWPNFFTLGPMVRYAEDLPLLLKAMCQSSGSKLKLDNKVPLRDIKFFYMEDDCGSGATSSIDRDIKRAIRRLIEHLNSLQGVMVQKAELTDMKYSFEVMAAILLHIDGVESIYSKKSNPQEWKSVTVEILKYLCRMSPHTFPSILYGVLKKVNNATPQTYFKMVEKNAAIKKQFADLLGDNGVLIYPTFVSAAHYPYEIYHKVCNVSYLAIFNSLGLPVTQCPLGFNRNGLPIGVQIVANPGCDHLTLSVAREIERAFGGWQQPTTGEKV is encoded by the exons ATGTCCACACACGACTTATGGTTATGCTCGAAGTCCCACCAGTACGTCAATTACTCCTACCAACTACGTTACTTGGCAATACGACAGCTGTTCACG GAGATGCTTAATGCGGTGACAAAGCGAATCATACGTGGACTATTGTTTTGCCTCTATTGCCTTATGAGCCCGGTGATACTCTATCGAGCTCTAGGATCACGGAAGCGATGTTCACTTGTCCGCAACAAATTGCTACTTCTGTCCGCCACTGACCTCGCCAGAAAGATTCGCGAACAACAG ATCACAAGTGAGGAAGTCGTGACGGCCTATATCACAAGATGCAGAGACGTGAATCCCGTGATCAACGCAATCGTGGAAACGCGGTACGATCTTGCCATTCAAGAGGCTAGGGAAGCTGACAAGATGATACGCCTGGGTCACAAGAGCCTCGATGAAATCGCACGGGATACTCCGCTTCTGGGGATTCCCATTACGGTCAAAGGGAGTATTGCTGTGCAGG gTATGAACCATGCAGCCGGAAGGAAGTGGCCAGAGATTCCACGAGCTTTGTGCGACGCGGATGCGGTGCAAAGAGTGCGAGAGGCTGGAGGCATTGTGCTTCTTGTGAGCAACACACCGGAATTGTGCATGTGCTGGGAGACATACAACAATGTGACTGGGATGACCGTGAATCCCTACGATACAAGGAGAACGGCAGGTGGTTCATCAGGGGGTGAG GCTGCCCTGCTCGGCTCCGCAGCATCGCTTCTAAGTCTCTCCTCCGATATTGGAGGCTCAGCTCGACTTCCAGCCATGTTTTGCGGAATATTTGGTCACAAACCTACACCAg GTTTCGTTTCAACGAATGGGCACATGCCAGGATCAAACGATAAAGCCTggcctaattttttcaccttggGACCAATGGTCAGATACGCTGAGGACTTGCCACTACTACTGAAGGCCATGTGCCAAAGTAGCggatcaaaattaaaattggaCAATAAG GTACCATTGAGAGACATAAAGTTCTTCTACATGGAAGACGACTGCGGTTCTGGAGCAACAAGCTCTATAGACCGAGATATAAAGCGAGCGATTCGACGGCTGATTGAACACCTCAATTCCCTACAGGGTGTAATGGTGCAAAAG GCAGAGTTGACGGACATGAAGTACTCATTCGAAGTGATGGCCGCGATTCTTTTGCACATCGATGGAGTTGAGAGCATTTATAGCAAGAAATCGAATCCCCAA GAGTGGAAAAGCGTCACTGTAGAGATTCTGAAGTACCTTTGCCGCATGTCCCCTCATACGTTTCCCAGCATATTGTACGGGGTTCTCAAAAAGGTTAATAATGCAACGCCGCAGACCTATTTCAAGATGGTTGAAAAGAATGCAGCCATAAAGAAGCAGTTTGCG GACCTACTCGGTGATAATGGTGTTCTAATCTATCCTACATTTGTGTCGGCCGCCCATTATCCCTACGAGATATACCACAAGGTCTGCAACGTATCATATTTGGCAATTTTCAACTCCCTCGGACTTCCAGTAACGCAATGTCCTCTGGGGTTTAACAGAAACGGATTACCGATCGGTGTCCag ATTGTTGCAAATCCCGGATGTGATCACCTCACACTTTCCGTAGCGCGGGAAATTGAAAGAGCATTCGGCGGATGGCAACAACCAACAACAGGCGAGAAAGTTTGA
- the LOC124175898 gene encoding fatty-acid amide hydrolase 2 isoform X3: protein MNLALSFITLLFTEQQFDFEEMLNAVTKRIIRGLLFCLYCLMSPVILYRALGSRKRCSLVRNKLLLLSATDLARKIREQQITSEEVVTAYITRCRDVNPVINAIVETRYDLAIQEAREADKMIRLGHKSLDEIARDTPLLGIPITVKGSIAVQGMNHAAGRKWPEIPRALCDADAVQRVREAGGIVLLVSNTPELCMCWETYNNVTGMTVNPYDTRRTAGGSSGGEAALLGSAASLLSLSSDIGGSARLPAMFCGIFGHKPTPGFVSTNGHMPGSNDKAWPNFFTLGPMVRYAEDLPLLLKAMCQSSGSKLKLDNKVPLRDIKFFYMEDDCGSGATSSIDRDIKRAIRRLIEHLNSLQGVMVQKAELTDMKYSFEVMAAILLHIDGVESIYSKKSNPQEWKSVTVEILKYLCRMSPHTFPSILYGVLKKVNNATPQTYFKMVEKNAAIKKQFADLLGDNGVLIYPTFVSAAHYPYEIYHKVCNVSYLAIFNSLGLPVTQCPLGFNRNGLPIGVQIVANPGCDHLTLSVAREIERAFGGWQQPTTGEKV, encoded by the exons ATGAATCTCGCGCTAAGTTTTATTACGTTATTGTTTACGGAACAGCAGTTCGACTTTGAG GAGATGCTTAATGCGGTGACAAAGCGAATCATACGTGGACTATTGTTTTGCCTCTATTGCCTTATGAGCCCGGTGATACTCTATCGAGCTCTAGGATCACGGAAGCGATGTTCACTTGTCCGCAACAAATTGCTACTTCTGTCCGCCACTGACCTCGCCAGAAAGATTCGCGAACAACAG ATCACAAGTGAGGAAGTCGTGACGGCCTATATCACAAGATGCAGAGACGTGAATCCCGTGATCAACGCAATCGTGGAAACGCGGTACGATCTTGCCATTCAAGAGGCTAGGGAAGCTGACAAGATGATACGCCTGGGTCACAAGAGCCTCGATGAAATCGCACGGGATACTCCGCTTCTGGGGATTCCCATTACGGTCAAAGGGAGTATTGCTGTGCAGG gTATGAACCATGCAGCCGGAAGGAAGTGGCCAGAGATTCCACGAGCTTTGTGCGACGCGGATGCGGTGCAAAGAGTGCGAGAGGCTGGAGGCATTGTGCTTCTTGTGAGCAACACACCGGAATTGTGCATGTGCTGGGAGACATACAACAATGTGACTGGGATGACCGTGAATCCCTACGATACAAGGAGAACGGCAGGTGGTTCATCAGGGGGTGAG GCTGCCCTGCTCGGCTCCGCAGCATCGCTTCTAAGTCTCTCCTCCGATATTGGAGGCTCAGCTCGACTTCCAGCCATGTTTTGCGGAATATTTGGTCACAAACCTACACCAg GTTTCGTTTCAACGAATGGGCACATGCCAGGATCAAACGATAAAGCCTggcctaattttttcaccttggGACCAATGGTCAGATACGCTGAGGACTTGCCACTACTACTGAAGGCCATGTGCCAAAGTAGCggatcaaaattaaaattggaCAATAAG GTACCATTGAGAGACATAAAGTTCTTCTACATGGAAGACGACTGCGGTTCTGGAGCAACAAGCTCTATAGACCGAGATATAAAGCGAGCGATTCGACGGCTGATTGAACACCTCAATTCCCTACAGGGTGTAATGGTGCAAAAG GCAGAGTTGACGGACATGAAGTACTCATTCGAAGTGATGGCCGCGATTCTTTTGCACATCGATGGAGTTGAGAGCATTTATAGCAAGAAATCGAATCCCCAA GAGTGGAAAAGCGTCACTGTAGAGATTCTGAAGTACCTTTGCCGCATGTCCCCTCATACGTTTCCCAGCATATTGTACGGGGTTCTCAAAAAGGTTAATAATGCAACGCCGCAGACCTATTTCAAGATGGTTGAAAAGAATGCAGCCATAAAGAAGCAGTTTGCG GACCTACTCGGTGATAATGGTGTTCTAATCTATCCTACATTTGTGTCGGCCGCCCATTATCCCTACGAGATATACCACAAGGTCTGCAACGTATCATATTTGGCAATTTTCAACTCCCTCGGACTTCCAGTAACGCAATGTCCTCTGGGGTTTAACAGAAACGGATTACCGATCGGTGTCCag ATTGTTGCAAATCCCGGATGTGATCACCTCACACTTTCCGTAGCGCGGGAAATTGAAAGAGCATTCGGCGGATGGCAACAACCAACAACAGGCGAGAAAGTTTGA
- the LOC124175898 gene encoding fatty-acid amide hydrolase 2 isoform X1 — MPYLYNVHSSLASSVLINSASSNSEIRRLSVNRRLTEMLNAVTKRIIRGLLFCLYCLMSPVILYRALGSRKRCSLVRNKLLLLSATDLARKIREQQITSEEVVTAYITRCRDVNPVINAIVETRYDLAIQEAREADKMIRLGHKSLDEIARDTPLLGIPITVKGSIAVQGMNHAAGRKWPEIPRALCDADAVQRVREAGGIVLLVSNTPELCMCWETYNNVTGMTVNPYDTRRTAGGSSGGEAALLGSAASLLSLSSDIGGSARLPAMFCGIFGHKPTPGFVSTNGHMPGSNDKAWPNFFTLGPMVRYAEDLPLLLKAMCQSSGSKLKLDNKVPLRDIKFFYMEDDCGSGATSSIDRDIKRAIRRLIEHLNSLQGVMVQKAELTDMKYSFEVMAAILLHIDGVESIYSKKSNPQEWKSVTVEILKYLCRMSPHTFPSILYGVLKKVNNATPQTYFKMVEKNAAIKKQFADLLGDNGVLIYPTFVSAAHYPYEIYHKVCNVSYLAIFNSLGLPVTQCPLGFNRNGLPIGVQIVANPGCDHLTLSVAREIERAFGGWQQPTTGEKV, encoded by the exons ATGCCTTACCTATATAACGTGCATTCCTCGTTAGCGTCCAGTGTTCTTATTAACTCTGCGAGCTCAAATAGTGAAATACGTCGTTTATCAGTTAATCGCAGATTAACG GAGATGCTTAATGCGGTGACAAAGCGAATCATACGTGGACTATTGTTTTGCCTCTATTGCCTTATGAGCCCGGTGATACTCTATCGAGCTCTAGGATCACGGAAGCGATGTTCACTTGTCCGCAACAAATTGCTACTTCTGTCCGCCACTGACCTCGCCAGAAAGATTCGCGAACAACAG ATCACAAGTGAGGAAGTCGTGACGGCCTATATCACAAGATGCAGAGACGTGAATCCCGTGATCAACGCAATCGTGGAAACGCGGTACGATCTTGCCATTCAAGAGGCTAGGGAAGCTGACAAGATGATACGCCTGGGTCACAAGAGCCTCGATGAAATCGCACGGGATACTCCGCTTCTGGGGATTCCCATTACGGTCAAAGGGAGTATTGCTGTGCAGG gTATGAACCATGCAGCCGGAAGGAAGTGGCCAGAGATTCCACGAGCTTTGTGCGACGCGGATGCGGTGCAAAGAGTGCGAGAGGCTGGAGGCATTGTGCTTCTTGTGAGCAACACACCGGAATTGTGCATGTGCTGGGAGACATACAACAATGTGACTGGGATGACCGTGAATCCCTACGATACAAGGAGAACGGCAGGTGGTTCATCAGGGGGTGAG GCTGCCCTGCTCGGCTCCGCAGCATCGCTTCTAAGTCTCTCCTCCGATATTGGAGGCTCAGCTCGACTTCCAGCCATGTTTTGCGGAATATTTGGTCACAAACCTACACCAg GTTTCGTTTCAACGAATGGGCACATGCCAGGATCAAACGATAAAGCCTggcctaattttttcaccttggGACCAATGGTCAGATACGCTGAGGACTTGCCACTACTACTGAAGGCCATGTGCCAAAGTAGCggatcaaaattaaaattggaCAATAAG GTACCATTGAGAGACATAAAGTTCTTCTACATGGAAGACGACTGCGGTTCTGGAGCAACAAGCTCTATAGACCGAGATATAAAGCGAGCGATTCGACGGCTGATTGAACACCTCAATTCCCTACAGGGTGTAATGGTGCAAAAG GCAGAGTTGACGGACATGAAGTACTCATTCGAAGTGATGGCCGCGATTCTTTTGCACATCGATGGAGTTGAGAGCATTTATAGCAAGAAATCGAATCCCCAA GAGTGGAAAAGCGTCACTGTAGAGATTCTGAAGTACCTTTGCCGCATGTCCCCTCATACGTTTCCCAGCATATTGTACGGGGTTCTCAAAAAGGTTAATAATGCAACGCCGCAGACCTATTTCAAGATGGTTGAAAAGAATGCAGCCATAAAGAAGCAGTTTGCG GACCTACTCGGTGATAATGGTGTTCTAATCTATCCTACATTTGTGTCGGCCGCCCATTATCCCTACGAGATATACCACAAGGTCTGCAACGTATCATATTTGGCAATTTTCAACTCCCTCGGACTTCCAGTAACGCAATGTCCTCTGGGGTTTAACAGAAACGGATTACCGATCGGTGTCCag ATTGTTGCAAATCCCGGATGTGATCACCTCACACTTTCCGTAGCGCGGGAAATTGAAAGAGCATTCGGCGGATGGCAACAACCAACAACAGGCGAGAAAGTTTGA
- the LOC124175898 gene encoding fatty-acid amide hydrolase 2 isoform X4: protein MLNAVTKRIIRGLLFCLYCLMSPVILYRALGSRKRCSLVRNKLLLLSATDLARKIREQQITSEEVVTAYITRCRDVNPVINAIVETRYDLAIQEAREADKMIRLGHKSLDEIARDTPLLGIPITVKGSIAVQGMNHAAGRKWPEIPRALCDADAVQRVREAGGIVLLVSNTPELCMCWETYNNVTGMTVNPYDTRRTAGGSSGGEAALLGSAASLLSLSSDIGGSARLPAMFCGIFGHKPTPGFVSTNGHMPGSNDKAWPNFFTLGPMVRYAEDLPLLLKAMCQSSGSKLKLDNKVPLRDIKFFYMEDDCGSGATSSIDRDIKRAIRRLIEHLNSLQGVMVQKAELTDMKYSFEVMAAILLHIDGVESIYSKKSNPQEWKSVTVEILKYLCRMSPHTFPSILYGVLKKVNNATPQTYFKMVEKNAAIKKQFADLLGDNGVLIYPTFVSAAHYPYEIYHKVCNVSYLAIFNSLGLPVTQCPLGFNRNGLPIGVQIVANPGCDHLTLSVAREIERAFGGWQQPTTGEKV from the exons ATGCTTAATGCGGTGACAAAGCGAATCATACGTGGACTATTGTTTTGCCTCTATTGCCTTATGAGCCCGGTGATACTCTATCGAGCTCTAGGATCACGGAAGCGATGTTCACTTGTCCGCAACAAATTGCTACTTCTGTCCGCCACTGACCTCGCCAGAAAGATTCGCGAACAACAG ATCACAAGTGAGGAAGTCGTGACGGCCTATATCACAAGATGCAGAGACGTGAATCCCGTGATCAACGCAATCGTGGAAACGCGGTACGATCTTGCCATTCAAGAGGCTAGGGAAGCTGACAAGATGATACGCCTGGGTCACAAGAGCCTCGATGAAATCGCACGGGATACTCCGCTTCTGGGGATTCCCATTACGGTCAAAGGGAGTATTGCTGTGCAGG gTATGAACCATGCAGCCGGAAGGAAGTGGCCAGAGATTCCACGAGCTTTGTGCGACGCGGATGCGGTGCAAAGAGTGCGAGAGGCTGGAGGCATTGTGCTTCTTGTGAGCAACACACCGGAATTGTGCATGTGCTGGGAGACATACAACAATGTGACTGGGATGACCGTGAATCCCTACGATACAAGGAGAACGGCAGGTGGTTCATCAGGGGGTGAG GCTGCCCTGCTCGGCTCCGCAGCATCGCTTCTAAGTCTCTCCTCCGATATTGGAGGCTCAGCTCGACTTCCAGCCATGTTTTGCGGAATATTTGGTCACAAACCTACACCAg GTTTCGTTTCAACGAATGGGCACATGCCAGGATCAAACGATAAAGCCTggcctaattttttcaccttggGACCAATGGTCAGATACGCTGAGGACTTGCCACTACTACTGAAGGCCATGTGCCAAAGTAGCggatcaaaattaaaattggaCAATAAG GTACCATTGAGAGACATAAAGTTCTTCTACATGGAAGACGACTGCGGTTCTGGAGCAACAAGCTCTATAGACCGAGATATAAAGCGAGCGATTCGACGGCTGATTGAACACCTCAATTCCCTACAGGGTGTAATGGTGCAAAAG GCAGAGTTGACGGACATGAAGTACTCATTCGAAGTGATGGCCGCGATTCTTTTGCACATCGATGGAGTTGAGAGCATTTATAGCAAGAAATCGAATCCCCAA GAGTGGAAAAGCGTCACTGTAGAGATTCTGAAGTACCTTTGCCGCATGTCCCCTCATACGTTTCCCAGCATATTGTACGGGGTTCTCAAAAAGGTTAATAATGCAACGCCGCAGACCTATTTCAAGATGGTTGAAAAGAATGCAGCCATAAAGAAGCAGTTTGCG GACCTACTCGGTGATAATGGTGTTCTAATCTATCCTACATTTGTGTCGGCCGCCCATTATCCCTACGAGATATACCACAAGGTCTGCAACGTATCATATTTGGCAATTTTCAACTCCCTCGGACTTCCAGTAACGCAATGTCCTCTGGGGTTTAACAGAAACGGATTACCGATCGGTGTCCag ATTGTTGCAAATCCCGGATGTGATCACCTCACACTTTCCGTAGCGCGGGAAATTGAAAGAGCATTCGGCGGATGGCAACAACCAACAACAGGCGAGAAAGTTTGA
- the LOC124176483 gene encoding DNA replication licensing factor Mcm3, protein MMADPMIEQKIQNMVREYVDFLDDQEDQGRYTDLVKAMIDEKKHRLVVNVNDLRKKRPSRAASLLSNSFEEQLAFQTALKQYVETIDPSYCKNHPDLFIAFEGSFGTKHTTPRTLTSRFLGNLVCVEGIVTKCSLVRPKVVRSVHYCPATKVATERQYTDLTSFDPFPSANVYPTQDDDGNALETEYGLSSYKDHQTLSIQEMPEKAPAGQLPRSVDVICDNDLVDLCKPGDRVQVVGNYRCLPGKQGGFTSGTFRTILIANNISQLNKDANLKISRADLTMCKKMAKKNHVNNIFELLSKSLAPSIHGHEYIKKAILCLLLGGVEKILPNGTRLRGDINILLIGDPSVAKSQLLRYVLCTAPRAVPTTGRGSSGVGLTAAVTTDQETGERRLEAGAMVLADRGVVCIDEFDKMSDMDRTAIHEVMEQGRVTIAKAGIHASLNARCSVLAAANPVYGRYDQYKTPMENIGLQDSLLSRFDLLFVMLDLIDSDQDHMISDHVVRMHRYRNHTEKEGEALPMGSNVDLLSTKNPDTVDDEETETLVYEKYDPLLHGLSRAKSDKILSVKFMRKYIHIAKCMKPNLTEEASEVIANEYSRLRSEDTVESDVARTQPITARALETLIRLSTAHAKARLSKDVTVDDAYAAIELVQFAYFKKVLEKEKKRRRNTSENGTQSADEEDRTKKRSRREKKQPGEDGYDEYEFDSEDETHIDEAIQRTTRSQVVRVESAPRNGSNVTTISSTESAQVEETSPVTIDKNRLEIFRNALQRLFREERSQSLPLSRVHEYVNSQHSPDFTKAEVTAAVTEMTDANQIMLADNIVFLI, encoded by the exons ATGATGGCGGATCCCATGATAGAgcagaaaattcaaaacatgGTGCGAGAGTATGTGGATTTCCTAGATGATCAG GAAGATCAGGGGAGATACACAGATTTAGTTAAAGCAATGATCGATGAGAAAAAACACCGACTCGTTGTGAACGTCAACGATTTAAGGAAAAAACGTCCAAGCAGAGCGGCGAG TTTGCTAAGCAACTCTTTTGAGGAACAATTGGCCTTCCAAACTGCATTGAAGCAATATGTTGAAACAATCGATCCGTCATACTGTAAGAACCATCCAGATTTGTTCATTGCGTTTGAGGGCAGCTTTGGTACCAAACATACTACGCCTCGAACTTTGACATCAAGATTTCTTGGCAATTTAGTGTGCGTTGAGGGTATTGTTACGAAAT GCTCTTTGGTGAGACCCAAGGTTGTCAGAAGCGTTCATTATTGCCCAGCGACAAAGGTTGCCACCGAAAGACAGTACACAGATCTTACTTCTTTTGATCCATTCCCAAGTGCCAATGTTTATCCAACTCAG GACGATGATGGAAATGCGCTCGAAACTGAATACGGATTATCCAGTTACAAGGATCATCAGACTTTGTCAATCCAGGAAATGCCTGAGAAAGCACCGGCGGGACAGTTGCCTCGCAGTGTGGATGTAATCTGCGATAATGACTTAGTGGACTTATGCAAGCCTGGAGACAGGGTCCAAGTAGTTGGAAACTACAGATGTCTTCCTGGCAAACAAGGAGGATTTACATCTGGAACATTCAG GACTATTCTTATTGCGAACAACATTTCTCAGTTGAACAAGGATGCCAATCTCAAAATATCTCGAGCTGATCTTACAATGTGCAAAAAAATGGCCAAGAAAAATCACGTGAATAACATTTTTGAACTGTTGAGCAAATCTTTAGCTCCATCGATACATGGACACGAATACATTAAGAAAGCTATCCTATGTCTGTTACTTGGTggagttgagaaaattttacccaaTGGAACAAGATTAAGAGG AGATATTAACATTCTGCTTATCGGTGATCCCTCTGTTGCTAAGTCTCAACTCTTGCGGTATGTTTTGTGTACCGCTCCCCGAGCAGTTCCTACAACTGGTAGGGGCTCTTCAGGAGTTGGTCTCACAGCGGCTGTTACAACTGATCAAGAGACAGGAGAAAGAAGGCTCGAGGCTGGTGCGATGGTATTAGCTGATCGTGGCGTTGTTTGCATTGACGAGTTTGATAAAATGTCTGATATGGACAGGACTGCCATACACGAAGTCATGGAACAAGGAAGAGTTACTATAGCCAAAGCTGGAATACATGCCAGTTTAAATGCACGATGTTCTGTATTAGCTGCCGCTAATCCTGTATATGGTCGA TATGACCAATATAAAACACCGATGGAAAATATTGGGCTACAAGATTCGCTGCTCTCTCGATTTGATCTTTTATTTGTAATGTTGGATCTGATTGATTCAGATCAAGACCACATGATAAGCGATCATGTCGTAAGGATGCATCGGTACAGAAATCATACAGAAAAAGAAGGCGAAGCTTTGCCAATGGGAAGCAATGTTGATTTGCTCAGTACAAAGAATCCAGATACAGTAGATGACGAGGAGACAGAAACGTTGGTATATGAGAAATACGATCCTCTGTTACATGGATTATCTCGTGCAAAAAG TGATAAAATACTCAGTGTTAAATTCATGAGAAAATACATCCACATAGCGAAGTGTATGAAACCAAATCTTACGGAAGAAGCGAGCGAAGTGATCGCAAATGAGTATTCTCGTCTAAGATCAGAAGATACTGTTGAGTCCGATGTGGCAAGG ACACAACCCATAACTGCTCGGGCTTTGGAAACTCTCATTCGTCTTTCAACGGCACATGCCAAAGCGAGACTCTCAAAAGACGTTACCGTGGATGACGCGTATGCGGCAATAGAGCTGGTTCAGTTCGCCTATTTCAAGAAGGTGctggaaaaggaaaagaaacgaCGAAGAAATACAAGTGAAAATGGCACACAGAGTGCAGACGAAGAGGATAGAACTAAAAAGCGCTCAAGAAGAGAAAAG AAACAACCTGGAGAGGATGGCTACGATGAGTATGAATTCGATAGTGAAGATGAAACGCATATTGATGAAGCTATTCAAAGAACAACTCGTTCGCAAGTTGTAAGAGTTGAATCTGCTCCTCGAAATGGTTCAAATGTGACAACAATTTCTTCAACTGAATCTGCACAAGTTGAAGAAACGAGTCCTGTCACCATTGACAAAAATAG gttggaaatttttcgaaatgcTCTACAAAGATTGTTCCGCGAAGAGCGTTCTCAGTCACTTCCTCTGTCAAGGGTACACGAATACGTGAACAGTCAACATTCCCCAGACTTCACAAAGGCGGAAGTTACTGCTGCTGTAACAGAGATGACAGATGCTAACCAAATTATGCTGGCAGATAACATAGTTTTTCTGATCTAG